From the Fulvia fulva chromosome 2, complete sequence genome, one window contains:
- a CDS encoding Alpha-amylase, producing MSWLERGIKRLRDEVSPPSQAPVQQPAPSSWPEPSPDYPTPENKLFFQAFEWHTKSNPPPPHETHSHDSHWSRLGRILPGLADLGVTSVWLPPGCKANSPQGNGYDCYDLWDLGEFDQKWTRSTKWGSREELHDLVQIARRCGYGGVDIVWDTILNHKTAGDAIDEAWAVEVDKEDRRVETCAPRKIEAWLKYDFPGREREGMKYSPLKWKAEHFNGTDWDQRAQLNAIYKLIDDPATYPKPSREQMPIPSKPNQGFNRLARLADAVSNAISDRPAPSKRPGKGWCDDVDDMHGNYDYLIFSNVYYLHPEVRHDVLQWGEWMIQDTGIHGFRLDAAQHFSWNFCREWIAKVQDASRRVHGKDAFVVGEVWSGEVSRQLKWLDWVTPPGFPVTAHAFDAPLLYSFSRISEDVQRNSKNADLRTLLHGPGNRDHQALVAVRPHQAITVVTNHDTQPGQASAVPMDGSLKALFYAFIFLRREGHPCVFWGDLYGTLGPLSEGPACQSPIINTSAQERASSGIGSRTTRRLLPSLMLARKLFAYGQQVDYFDSMSCIGWTRAGTHDKPGCVVIMSIGPPNKWTIKKMMAGRPGEKWVDLLSEREGRPEVVIDEMGCGVFACRGRSVSVYVSEGCGEVERFPVEFDGDVYEQ from the exons ATGTCCTGGCTCGAGCGAGGCATCAAAAGGCTACGCGACGAAGTGTCACCTCCCAGTCAAGCGCCGGTACAGCAGCCCGCGCCATCTTCCTGGCCAGAACCGTCACCAGATTACCCCACGCCCGAGAACAAGTTGTTCTTCCAAGCCTTTGAATGGCATACGAAATCGAATCCCCCACCACCGCACGAAACACACTCCCACGATTCGCACTGGAGCCGTCTGGGACGGATTCTACCAGGTCTCGCAGATCTGGGCGTGACATCTGTATGGCTACCTCCGGGATGTAAGGCGAACTCGCCGCAGGGCAATGGATACGACTGCTATGATCTGTGGGATCTGGGAGAGTTCGATCAGAAGTGGACGCGAAGCACGAAATGGGGTTCAAGAGAAGAATTGCACGATCTTGTTCAGATAGCGCGAAGGTGCGGATATGGTGGTGTTGACATAGTCTGGGACACAATCCTGAATCATAAGACGGCAGGAGATGCTATAGATGAAGCTTGGGCTGTGGAGGTGGACAAGGAAG ACAGACGAGTGGAAACATGTGCGCCACGTAAGATCGAAGCTTGGCTTAAGTATGACTTTCCAGGTCGAGAACGAGAGGGCATGAAGTACTCTCCTTTGAAGTGGAAAGCAGAACACTTCAATGGCACAGACTGGGACCAGCGAGCACAACTGAATGCCATATACAAGTTGATTGACGACCCAGCGACATATCCCAAGCCGAGTCGCGAGCAGATGCCCATACCGTCGAAACCGAACCAAGGGTTCAATCGACTGGCACGACTCGCAGACGCAGTCTCAAATGCCATCTCGGACAGGCCTGCGCCATCCAAGCGACCAGGCAAAGGCTGGTGTGATGATGTGGATGACATGCACGGCAACTACGACTATCTCATCTTCTCCAACGTCTACTACCTCCACCCCGAAGTGCGCCACGACGTCTTGCAATGGGGAGAGTGGATGATTCAGGACACTGGCATCCATGGCTTCAGGTTAGACGCTGCTCAGCACTTCTCATGGAACTTCTGTCGGGAATGGATCGCTAAAGTACAAGATGCAAGTCGCAGAGTACACGGCAAGGATGCCTTCGTCGTCGGCGAAGTCTGGTCAGGCGAAGTAAGCCGGCAACTCAAATGGCTAGACTGGGTCACGCCTCCCGGTTTCCCAGTAACGGCACACGCTTTCGATGCCCCTCTACTCTACAGCTTCTCGCGCATCTCCGAGGACGTACAAAGGAACAGTAAGAACGCCGATCTCCGCACCCTTCTCCACGGCCCAGGCAATCGCGACCATCAAGCTCTCGTCGCAGTTCGCCCGCATCAAGCGATCACAGTCGTCACAAACCACGACACGCAACCAGGACAAGCGAGCGCAGTTCCCATGGATGGCAGCCTCAAAGCTCTCTTCTACGCTTTCATCTTCCTCCGCCGTGAAGGTCACCCTTGCGTCTTTTGGGGCGATCTCTATGGCACCTTAGGCCCACTGTCTGAAGGTCCGGCATGCCAGAGTCCAATCATTAACACATCAGCCCAAGAGCGAGCTTCATCTGGCATCGGCTCAAGAACCACGAGACGTCTACTCCCCTCTCTCATGCTGGCGCGAAAACTCTTCGCATACGGCCAACAAGTCGATTACTTCGATAGCATGTCCTGCATCGGCTGGACCAGAGCGGGGACGCATGATAAGCCCGGGTGCGTGGTGATTATGAGTATTGGGCCCCCGAATAAGTGGACGATCAAGAAGATGATGGCAGGCAGGCCGGGAGAGAAGTGGGTGGATTTATTGAGTGAGAGGGAGGGAAGGCCGGAAGTTGTGATTGATGAGATGGGATGTGGGGTGTTTGCGTGTAGGGGCAGGAGTGTGAGTGTTTATGTAAGTGAGGGTTGTGGAGAGGTTGAGAGGTTTCCGGTGGAGTTTGACGGGGATGTTTATGAGCAATGA